Proteins encoded by one window of Candidatus Sumerlaea chitinivorans:
- a CDS encoding D-alanyl-D-alanine carboxypeptidase, translating to MVACCLAAPVSPNQLTTPRPTIRIVRPAKTGAPPTPAAAPTKKGRQTAHDTAKRTLPPPSPAPPAQNVSPNFYAEADTANQVEQARNASAVRAQKGSRPAEAPSPIALPTPKAGVSDSADRKLASLPTDAVSQFSSLTYERTRAVVASLIPAARSFNTDYRTRPAGAPIPLELRGRGLNGRDLPIGGEDAYRDQLPPDFMPTDLVLVPVEWCYANQPVYLRREAAESLVRMFRDAAREGLTLRIFSGYRDIRHQQRIYSQTVGRRGRASRTAARPGKSEHQLGTTADVTSTERYVTNPAFANTPEGRWLAKNAERYGWRFTVVSGSGARKRVVEPWHIRYFGCAGAGSPPTQNVAETKATNPLRTVLDKIRGK from the coding sequence ATGGTTGCGTGCTGCCTCGCGGCGCCGGTGAGTCCCAACCAGCTCACAACGCCGCGTCCGACCATTCGAATTGTTCGCCCAGCAAAAACCGGAGCCCCCCCAACACCGGCGGCAGCCCCTACTAAAAAAGGCCGACAAACGGCTCACGATACGGCGAAGCGAACTCTGCCGCCCCCTTCTCCAGCGCCGCCTGCCCAAAACGTCTCGCCGAATTTCTACGCCGAGGCTGACACGGCAAACCAAGTGGAGCAGGCCCGCAACGCTTCGGCGGTTCGCGCTCAGAAAGGCAGCCGTCCGGCGGAAGCCCCCTCTCCCATCGCCCTACCTACCCCAAAAGCCGGCGTATCGGATTCCGCGGATCGCAAGCTTGCGTCTCTACCGACGGACGCGGTCTCTCAGTTCTCTTCGCTCACCTACGAGCGTACCCGTGCAGTGGTAGCTTCGCTAATTCCAGCTGCGCGCAGCTTCAATACCGATTACCGGACGCGCCCAGCCGGAGCACCGATCCCGCTCGAGCTGCGCGGGCGCGGACTCAATGGACGCGATCTGCCGATTGGTGGTGAGGATGCGTACCGCGATCAGCTTCCTCCCGATTTCATGCCGACGGATCTCGTGCTCGTTCCCGTAGAGTGGTGCTATGCCAATCAGCCGGTGTACTTGAGACGCGAGGCGGCAGAGTCCCTTGTGCGCATGTTTCGTGACGCGGCACGCGAGGGGCTTACCTTGCGGATCTTCAGCGGATACCGCGACATACGGCACCAGCAGCGGATCTACTCCCAGACGGTGGGACGCCGGGGGCGCGCTTCCAGAACCGCGGCTCGGCCGGGTAAGAGCGAGCACCAGCTCGGCACAACTGCCGATGTCACCTCCACCGAACGCTACGTCACCAATCCAGCTTTCGCGAACACCCCGGAGGGGCGGTGGCTCGCCAAAAATGCCGAGCGTTACGGTTGGCGGTTTACGGTGGTCAGCGGCTCGGGTGCACGGAAACGAGTCGTGGAGCCGTGGCACATCCGCTATTTTGGTTGCGCTGGCGCAGGCTCTCCCCCAACGCAGAATGTAGCGGAAACAAAAGCGACAAACCCGCTGCGCACGGTGCTTGACAAAATTCGTGGCAAGTAA
- a CDS encoding Phosphoesterase: protein MFVRVLVIGDVMGKPGREAVKRVVPRWRAEQRADFIIVNGENCAGGKGVSTDTIREILDAGVDVVTTGNHVWDNRDVFNFIDDEPRMIRPANYPSYEPIPGKGYLIADCPTLALRVGVVNLLGRVFMEPVECPFHTADRLLEEIRRETPIIFVDFHAEATSEKMAFGWHLDGRVSCVYGTHTHVPTADERILPGGTAYITDIGMTGALDSVIGVKPEQVIQRFRTNMPIRWEVAEKNVAVCGILVTVDAETGKAVAIERIREKP from the coding sequence ATGTTTGTGAGAGTGCTGGTGATTGGCGACGTCATGGGCAAACCGGGCCGTGAGGCAGTGAAGCGCGTGGTCCCGCGTTGGCGCGCTGAGCAACGCGCCGATTTTATCATTGTGAATGGCGAGAACTGCGCCGGCGGCAAAGGCGTAAGCACCGACACCATCCGCGAGATTCTGGACGCCGGCGTGGACGTGGTGACCACTGGCAATCATGTCTGGGACAACCGCGATGTTTTCAACTTCATCGACGACGAACCCAGAATGATCCGCCCTGCAAATTACCCGTCCTACGAGCCAATTCCAGGAAAAGGCTACCTGATTGCGGACTGCCCGACGCTGGCATTGCGGGTGGGCGTGGTGAACCTTCTCGGTCGAGTGTTCATGGAACCGGTCGAGTGTCCGTTCCATACGGCCGACCGTCTTCTGGAAGAAATCCGACGCGAGACACCGATTATCTTCGTTGATTTCCACGCCGAAGCAACGAGCGAAAAAATGGCCTTTGGGTGGCATCTCGACGGCCGCGTGAGCTGTGTGTACGGAACGCACACCCACGTGCCCACGGCGGACGAACGGATACTTCCCGGCGGCACGGCCTACATTACCGACATCGGAATGACGGGCGCACTGGATAGCGTCATTGGGGTCAAACCCGAACAAGTCATCCAGCGTTTCCGCACCAACATGCCGATTCGCTGGGAGGTGGCAGAAAAGAACGTAGCTGTCTGCGGAATCCTTGTTACCGTGGACGCCGAGACGGGCAAAGCAGTTGCCATCGAGCGCATTCGCGAGAAACCGTGA
- a CDS encoding N-acetylmuramoyl-L-alanine amidase, which translates to MMGLHVYRHVFGRLGLILLLLQSGTAFAETVKVCVMRDGGPVWIEREVPAANLTTRAPLSPDQALAAKLKTILQAQFAGPTEEEAARGYRSISSKVVTLDNVEVADGACTISLSISPESFGEGFTDEELELYAELMAGLAVQLPEIRSMTFVGRLSDSEPYRPLTQLAKPAPKPAEKPEVKSETTATKDTTPKAGQPPAQGQPQPTGALTGASVFLSPGHGWYYNSSLGRWATQRSYTNGLIEDHSNGEAVLQYLVRYLWNAGARVYTVRERDMNTNMVIVDNTAATFTGTWTLETISSAYGGNHRYATTVTGSPTATATYTPNIPAAGYYAVYVWYRPSGAGTTTADARITVNHAGGSTVWTQDQTKDGYTWKYIGTYYFEAGSNPATGSVVISNLSSTAGNRVIADAVRFGGGMGDIADNVSGTTSGKPRWEESGRYYAAFMGKSDWASYNTVTAMPSYASWECESWESNRSIYVSWHTNAPNPGTGTETYAYASGGYDQPFDGVAGGLELRNYIHDELINDIRAGYDSGWVNRGKHTNWYGELNPSYNNKMPAALTEIAFHDTPADAAKLRDPEFRRICARAVYQGIVKFFNWYNPSAFPSATLLPEPPTNFRAVRSGPNSVTLSWNAPPYNTGNNLLGDAATGYRVYKSTNGKGFDNGTPVSGTSTVISGLTPGQIYYFRVTATNAGGESFPTETLAVSCYANGANPILIVNGFDRCDAAMNVSEADPYSTGILARQYLWRMNTYDYVIAHAQAIKAFGRDFDSCSNEAVRDGQINLSNYHTVIWLLGRESSADKTFDANERTAVQNYLNSGGRLLVSGSEVGYELDGLSVAPSFFNSVLRADYVQDSAGTYDVEGVTGSIFHGLSFSFDNGSSIYDVPSPDVISPLNGSTAVLRYANVNTVLLDALDSVSGWWDPNASGSTDPGVDPASSFTLASSPVRQGTGSGRLYYVWGTGQFIREYNANQPVFPANATVSMWVYGDNSSNQVRFCIRDSEGTGELFVSDYFTINFTGWQKLSWQIGVDPTTKWAGTGDGLVTGPNVKFDSIHLKKGASSPASGNLYFDEITYSTSGSSSVAAVAYDGGTNGPKLIYLAFPFEAITSPTARNSVMSAALTFFDTPLPVGLSEFLTE; encoded by the coding sequence ATGATGGGTTTGCATGTTTACCGCCATGTTTTTGGCCGCTTAGGGCTCATACTTTTGCTGCTCCAGAGTGGCACAGCATTCGCCGAAACAGTAAAGGTCTGTGTGATGCGAGACGGTGGCCCCGTATGGATCGAACGAGAGGTGCCAGCCGCGAATCTCACAACACGGGCACCTTTGTCACCTGATCAGGCCTTAGCCGCAAAACTAAAAACCATCCTTCAGGCCCAATTTGCGGGGCCAACAGAGGAAGAGGCTGCCCGCGGCTACCGCAGCATTTCTTCCAAAGTGGTGACACTGGACAACGTGGAAGTGGCCGACGGCGCTTGCACCATCTCCTTGAGCATCTCCCCGGAGAGTTTTGGCGAGGGTTTCACCGACGAGGAGCTCGAGCTTTATGCCGAACTCATGGCTGGTTTAGCCGTCCAGTTGCCAGAAATCCGCTCGATGACTTTTGTAGGCCGACTGAGCGACAGCGAGCCCTATCGCCCACTCACACAACTGGCAAAACCGGCTCCAAAACCTGCAGAGAAGCCTGAAGTGAAATCAGAAACCACGGCAACCAAGGACACCACACCTAAGGCCGGTCAACCCCCAGCGCAAGGGCAGCCCCAGCCCACCGGCGCCCTAACTGGAGCGTCCGTTTTCCTTAGCCCGGGACACGGTTGGTATTACAACTCTTCCTTGGGGCGGTGGGCGACGCAGCGATCCTATACCAACGGACTGATCGAGGACCATAGCAATGGCGAAGCGGTGCTGCAGTACCTCGTACGCTATTTGTGGAACGCGGGAGCGCGCGTGTACACCGTCCGCGAGCGCGACATGAACACCAACATGGTCATTGTGGATAACACTGCAGCAACCTTTACCGGCACGTGGACTTTGGAGACTATCTCATCCGCATACGGTGGAAATCACAGATATGCAACGACCGTGACTGGCTCCCCCACTGCCACCGCCACCTACACACCAAACATCCCTGCCGCCGGATACTATGCGGTTTACGTGTGGTACCGACCGTCTGGCGCTGGCACGACTACTGCAGACGCAAGAATTACGGTCAACCACGCCGGCGGTTCGACGGTCTGGACGCAGGACCAAACCAAGGACGGCTACACGTGGAAATACATTGGCACCTATTACTTCGAGGCAGGCAGTAACCCGGCCACAGGGTCGGTCGTGATCAGTAACCTCAGCTCAACAGCAGGAAATCGGGTGATCGCGGATGCTGTCCGATTCGGCGGTGGCATGGGCGATATCGCCGACAACGTCAGCGGGACCACAAGCGGGAAGCCACGTTGGGAAGAATCCGGACGCTACTACGCTGCTTTCATGGGCAAAAGCGATTGGGCAAGTTACAATACCGTGACCGCGATGCCAAGCTATGCATCCTGGGAATGCGAATCATGGGAATCGAACCGCAGCATCTACGTCTCGTGGCACACGAACGCGCCTAACCCCGGGACAGGCACCGAGACCTACGCCTACGCAAGCGGCGGGTACGATCAGCCATTCGACGGCGTTGCGGGTGGACTCGAGCTGCGGAATTACATCCACGATGAACTCATCAACGACATCCGTGCGGGCTACGATTCGGGCTGGGTCAACCGTGGCAAACATACAAACTGGTACGGCGAGCTCAATCCTTCCTACAACAACAAGATGCCCGCGGCCCTTACTGAAATTGCGTTCCACGACACGCCCGCCGATGCCGCAAAGCTACGGGATCCGGAGTTCCGACGGATCTGTGCCCGTGCCGTCTATCAGGGCATTGTGAAGTTCTTTAACTGGTACAATCCCTCGGCGTTCCCGTCGGCCACACTTTTGCCCGAGCCACCGACGAATTTCCGCGCGGTGCGTTCAGGCCCCAACAGCGTCACACTCTCTTGGAACGCACCCCCCTACAACACGGGAAACAACTTGTTAGGGGACGCTGCCACGGGATACCGTGTGTACAAGTCCACCAACGGTAAAGGCTTCGACAACGGTACCCCAGTATCAGGGACCTCAACGGTCATAAGCGGCTTGACACCCGGGCAGATCTATTACTTCCGGGTCACCGCGACAAACGCCGGAGGCGAAAGCTTCCCGACCGAAACGCTGGCCGTAAGCTGTTACGCAAATGGTGCGAACCCAATTTTGATCGTCAACGGGTTCGACCGCTGCGATGCCGCGATGAACGTTAGTGAGGCCGACCCATACAGCACCGGCATTCTTGCGCGCCAATATTTGTGGCGTATGAACACCTACGACTACGTCATCGCGCATGCGCAGGCAATCAAAGCCTTTGGGCGCGATTTCGATTCGTGCTCCAACGAGGCCGTGCGCGATGGTCAGATCAACCTTTCGAACTACCACACAGTGATTTGGCTCCTCGGCCGCGAGTCGAGCGCAGATAAGACCTTTGATGCAAACGAGCGGACAGCGGTGCAGAATTATCTCAACAGCGGCGGGCGCTTGCTCGTCTCAGGCTCAGAGGTCGGTTACGAACTCGACGGGTTGAGTGTGGCACCGAGCTTCTTCAACTCCGTCCTGAGGGCCGACTACGTGCAAGATTCTGCCGGGACGTACGACGTGGAGGGCGTAACAGGGAGCATCTTCCATGGCCTCTCCTTCTCGTTCGACAATGGCTCCTCAATTTACGATGTGCCAAGCCCCGACGTGATTTCGCCGCTCAATGGCTCGACGGCGGTGCTCCGCTACGCGAATGTGAATACTGTGCTGCTCGATGCTCTCGACAGTGTGAGTGGCTGGTGGGACCCCAATGCGAGCGGCTCGACGGATCCCGGCGTGGACCCGGCTTCGTCCTTTACTCTTGCCAGCTCGCCGGTGCGCCAAGGCACGGGTTCTGGCCGACTCTACTATGTCTGGGGTACGGGGCAGTTCATCCGCGAGTACAATGCCAACCAGCCGGTTTTCCCTGCGAATGCTACCGTCTCAATGTGGGTCTATGGGGATAACTCGAGCAATCAGGTCCGTTTCTGCATTCGCGACAGCGAAGGCACCGGTGAGCTGTTTGTCAGCGACTATTTCACGATTAACTTCACGGGCTGGCAAAAGCTCAGTTGGCAAATTGGGGTGGATCCCACCACGAAATGGGCAGGCACGGGCGATGGCCTTGTGACGGGACCTAACGTGAAGTTCGACAGCATCCACCTGAAGAAAGGCGCCTCTTCGCCCGCTTCTGGGAATCTCTACTTCGACGAGATCACTTACTCCACTTCGGGAAGTTCCTCGGTTGCGGCGGTGGCGTACGATGGCGGAACAAATGGACCTAAGCTCATCTACTTGGCATTCCCATTCGAGGCCATCACGTCGCCAACTGCGCGCAACAGTGTGATGAGCGCGGCACTGACTTTCTTCGACACGCCGCTACCGGTTGGACTGTCCGAATTTTTGACGGAGTAA
- a CDS encoding D-alanyl-D-alanine carboxypeptidase: protein MSQRRFCKWEVSRSLSELIVIVLLLILSLSGARALASDLTSDIETLIAQSGIDPKATVAVYVVDAQTSEVLVNRHGEKPMIPASNNKLLTTAAGLSLLGPEHRFVTKLYTDGPLTTPTLPGNLYVVGGGDPTISGRFEPNKRDVTAPLRRWADTLTSLGITRIRGRILADDTLFDDQYFHPTWYPGERGEWYEAEISALAFNDNCVDLLWSAEKRMPGDLADVTLNPPTRYVRLHNHVRVVAKGRSAERWYLRKAGSNDIVATGTLTVGTTKEDSASVNDGALYFATVFHEVLTSAGITVEGKPKHVRPTPAEQRRYKRVLIAERESPPLREIVKVINLVSQNFYADCLLKYLGRTKLGEGSFDAGCRVVMDFCRKQQLYHEGHRMVDGSGLADRNRVTPRQLVEVIRFMDQGPYRTYWRESLPIGGERGSLKSRFQETTETRTRARFIMGKTGLIDEVRSLSGIVRTDSGRERYYSIIVNGFRRDGQRVIQLIDRIAVALTRD from the coding sequence ATGAGTCAGCGTAGATTCTGTAAGTGGGAGGTTTCCCGGAGCCTTTCTGAACTGATTGTGATCGTATTACTGTTGATACTGTCCCTCAGTGGCGCCCGAGCACTCGCCTCGGATCTTACCTCCGACATCGAAACCCTTATTGCCCAAAGCGGAATTGACCCCAAAGCCACGGTCGCCGTTTATGTGGTGGACGCCCAAACGAGCGAGGTCTTGGTCAATCGCCATGGCGAAAAGCCGATGATACCCGCATCGAACAATAAGCTTTTAACCACTGCCGCAGGGTTGAGCCTGCTTGGCCCCGAGCACCGATTTGTCACCAAGCTTTACACAGACGGGCCACTCACGACTCCCACACTTCCGGGCAATCTTTACGTGGTTGGCGGCGGCGATCCGACAATCTCCGGGCGCTTTGAGCCGAACAAACGCGACGTGACCGCTCCGTTGCGCCGATGGGCAGACACACTTACCTCACTGGGGATCACCCGCATCCGCGGCCGGATTCTTGCAGACGACACTCTTTTTGATGACCAGTACTTCCATCCGACTTGGTATCCGGGCGAGCGTGGAGAGTGGTACGAGGCAGAGATCTCCGCGCTGGCTTTCAACGATAACTGCGTGGACCTGCTTTGGTCGGCCGAGAAGCGGATGCCCGGCGATCTGGCCGACGTCACCCTCAACCCGCCCACTCGGTACGTGCGGCTCCACAACCATGTGCGTGTCGTCGCGAAAGGCCGCTCCGCTGAGCGGTGGTATCTCCGGAAAGCTGGTTCAAATGACATCGTAGCCACAGGGACGCTGACCGTGGGAACCACGAAAGAGGACAGTGCGAGCGTCAACGATGGAGCACTTTACTTTGCCACGGTATTTCATGAAGTTCTCACGAGTGCAGGAATCACGGTGGAAGGCAAGCCCAAGCACGTTCGCCCAACACCCGCAGAGCAGCGCCGCTATAAACGCGTGTTGATTGCCGAACGCGAATCGCCTCCGTTGCGAGAAATCGTGAAGGTCATTAACCTTGTCAGTCAGAATTTTTACGCAGACTGCCTGCTCAAGTACCTGGGGCGCACAAAGCTTGGGGAAGGAAGTTTTGACGCTGGTTGCCGAGTGGTCATGGACTTCTGCCGAAAGCAGCAACTGTACCACGAAGGCCATCGCATGGTGGATGGCTCCGGCCTCGCGGACCGCAACCGCGTGACCCCCCGGCAACTTGTAGAAGTGATTCGCTTTATGGATCAAGGCCCGTATCGCACTTACTGGCGCGAGAGTTTGCCCATAGGCGGCGAACGCGGCTCGCTGAAGAGTCGCTTCCAAGAAACGACGGAAACGCGAACGCGTGCCCGCTTCATCATGGGAAAAACCGGACTCATTGATGAGGTGCGCTCCCTCTCCGGAATCGTGCGAACGGACAGCGGACGCGAGCGCTACTACAGCATCATCGTGAACGGTTTCCGCCGCGATGGACAACGCGTCATTCAGCTCATCGATCGGATCGCTGTGGCCCTCACGCGGGATTAA
- a CDS encoding Alpha-galactosidase, whose protein sequence is MIKVAFIGAGSTAFAKQLMYDLLSFPELRDSHLALFDIDAERLRTSEVVAHKLAAQVGVKPKITATRDPRRALEGADFAINMIQVGGYRPCTVTDFEIPKRFGLRQTIGDTVGIGGIMRALRTIPVLLEYCRIMEQVCPNVLFLNYTNPMAMNTMAVLKATKIRTVGLCHSVFGTARQLARDLGIPFEEINYLCAGINHMAFFLRFEHQGRDLYPDLRRVYLEGRAPKDNLLRYEMMMRLGYFVTESSEHFAEYCPHFIRRDRPDLIERFNIPLDEYPRRCEWLISTWHDLRRQLEDPNAQLELHRSEEYGTYIIHSVVTGIPRVIYGNVLNTGLITNLPDRCCVEVPILVDKNGLQPTVIGDLPPQLAAIIRTNVNVQELTVEAALTGNRDHVYHAAMLDPHTAAELTLDEIWAMVDALLEAHDEWLPPALRLPQTSRKKDRRKTQKTKA, encoded by the coding sequence ATGATCAAAGTGGCATTTATTGGCGCCGGCAGTACAGCTTTCGCAAAGCAGCTCATGTATGACCTTCTGTCCTTTCCAGAACTCCGCGACTCCCACCTTGCGCTATTCGATATTGATGCGGAGCGCCTTCGAACCTCGGAGGTCGTAGCACACAAGCTTGCGGCACAGGTTGGTGTGAAACCCAAAATTACAGCGACACGGGACCCACGCCGCGCTCTCGAGGGGGCAGACTTTGCCATCAACATGATCCAAGTCGGCGGGTACCGACCCTGCACCGTGACTGATTTCGAAATCCCAAAGCGGTTTGGCTTACGACAAACCATCGGCGACACGGTCGGCATCGGCGGCATCATGCGCGCCCTGCGCACCATCCCCGTGTTACTCGAGTACTGCCGGATTATGGAGCAGGTTTGCCCGAATGTGCTGTTCCTTAACTACACGAACCCTATGGCTATGAACACTATGGCCGTGCTCAAAGCGACCAAGATTCGCACCGTCGGCCTCTGCCACAGCGTTTTCGGAACGGCCCGTCAACTCGCGCGCGATCTCGGCATCCCGTTCGAAGAAATCAACTATCTGTGCGCAGGCATCAATCACATGGCGTTTTTCCTAAGGTTTGAGCATCAAGGCCGCGACCTTTACCCCGATCTCCGCAGGGTTTATTTGGAGGGACGCGCTCCTAAGGACAATCTCCTACGTTACGAGATGATGATGCGCTTGGGCTACTTCGTCACCGAATCCAGTGAACATTTTGCCGAATACTGCCCACACTTCATTCGCCGCGATCGTCCGGACCTCATCGAGCGGTTCAATATTCCCCTCGATGAATACCCGCGGCGCTGCGAGTGGCTCATTAGCACATGGCACGATCTCCGGCGCCAACTTGAGGATCCCAATGCACAACTCGAGCTCCATCGTAGCGAAGAGTACGGGACGTACATCATCCACAGTGTCGTCACAGGCATTCCGCGCGTAATCTACGGCAACGTGCTCAACACCGGCCTCATCACGAATCTCCCCGACCGCTGCTGCGTTGAAGTCCCGATTTTGGTGGACAAAAATGGTCTGCAACCAACTGTGATCGGGGACTTGCCGCCACAACTCGCGGCGATCATCCGCACCAACGTGAATGTGCAGGAGCTGACCGTAGAAGCAGCGCTCACTGGGAACCGAGATCACGTTTACCACGCGGCGATGCTGGATCCGCACACCGCAGCCGAATTGACGCTCGACGAAATCTGGGCGATGGTGGATGCGCTGCTTGAAGCACATGACGAATGGCTCCCCCCTGCCCTGCGCTTACCCCAAACAAGCCGAAAAAAGGATCGCCGAAAAACCCAGAAGACAAAAGCGTAG
- a CDS encoding Phosphoheptose isomerase 1, which yields MNADHVEHVRAVLRESAQVKLRAAELCAEEIARGAELLAQAYAAKKKAIVFGNGGSAADAQHFVAELVGRFVHNRAALPALSLTANPSTVTCIANDFGYDELFARQLDAYAEPGDVALGISTSGKSESVLRALARARELGCVTIGLTGRDGGGMPALCDVCVVVPSDATARIQETHITILHLWCEAIEARLFGLISR from the coding sequence ATGAACGCAGACCATGTCGAGCATGTTCGCGCGGTTCTTCGCGAAAGTGCCCAAGTCAAGCTTCGCGCTGCTGAGCTTTGCGCCGAGGAAATCGCGCGCGGGGCCGAGCTGCTTGCTCAAGCCTACGCCGCAAAGAAAAAGGCCATCGTTTTCGGAAACGGAGGAAGTGCGGCGGATGCCCAACATTTTGTGGCAGAACTTGTCGGCCGCTTCGTCCACAACCGTGCTGCGTTGCCAGCACTTTCCCTAACTGCAAACCCCTCGACGGTGACATGTATTGCAAACGATTTTGGTTACGACGAGCTGTTCGCGCGGCAGTTGGATGCGTATGCGGAACCCGGCGACGTCGCGTTGGGCATCTCGACATCGGGCAAGAGTGAATCCGTTCTGCGAGCGCTCGCGCGAGCTCGTGAACTCGGCTGCGTGACGATTGGACTCACGGGACGCGACGGTGGGGGCATGCCCGCCTTGTGCGACGTGTGCGTGGTTGTGCCCAGTGATGCGACCGCACGAATTCAAGAAACGCACATCACAATCCTGCATTTGTGGTGCGAGGCAATTGAAGCACGTTTGTTCGGGCTGATTTCGCGCTAA
- a CDS encoding Sensory Transduction Protein Kinase — protein MSGDLRATKFSFQDIFHSLTCALRFEEMLDCILAVALRELDADEGSLLLRIGEEDPTLKMLASRGLPEEIRARGYVPWKGSLSERVMREMAAVIVNGEHPQRDELPTPLRPRRILSALCAPLVVQGKAIGTLNLNRTRPDRQPFDERHLATARMLAAQAAMVISNHQLQEQIAQQERLATIGQVMTSIAHCMKNVLTAVHGGLGILRIALEQDDIAQARQHFELLRRNVMLMSNLVLDLLDCAKERQPLRQMFLVSELASYLGDILSHRAREQGIELILEAPSDLEFWGDKDQLSRAMLNLALNAIEACATKPYPSGEQPRVSFRAARQPAKQLPLAPPDAAKASEWLVLEIADNGPGIPEEQQKVMWELFFSTKGTKGTGIGLPAARKVIREHGGKILVQSEVGVGTTFTVLLPFCREE, from the coding sequence GTGAGTGGGGATTTACGGGCCACCAAGTTTTCCTTCCAAGATATATTCCACAGCTTGACGTGTGCGCTGCGATTTGAGGAGATGCTTGACTGCATCCTTGCGGTGGCGCTGCGCGAGCTGGACGCGGACGAAGGCTCGTTGCTCTTGCGCATTGGGGAGGAGGATCCGACACTCAAAATGCTGGCGAGCCGTGGCCTTCCCGAAGAAATCCGCGCGCGTGGCTATGTACCATGGAAAGGTTCGTTGAGTGAGCGCGTCATGCGCGAAATGGCCGCAGTCATCGTGAACGGGGAGCATCCCCAGCGCGACGAGTTGCCCACACCGCTGCGTCCGCGCCGTATCCTGTCGGCGCTCTGTGCTCCTTTGGTCGTGCAAGGCAAAGCAATTGGCACCTTGAATCTCAACCGCACGCGTCCTGATCGTCAGCCCTTTGACGAGCGCCATCTTGCGACAGCTCGCATGCTGGCTGCACAGGCAGCAATGGTGATTTCTAATCATCAGTTGCAGGAGCAGATTGCTCAGCAGGAGCGCCTCGCGACCATTGGTCAGGTGATGACCTCCATCGCTCATTGCATGAAAAATGTCCTGACCGCAGTTCACGGGGGATTGGGAATTCTAAGAATTGCTTTGGAACAGGATGACATCGCGCAAGCCCGCCAGCACTTTGAGCTGCTGCGTCGCAACGTGATGCTTATGTCGAATCTTGTGTTGGATCTGCTCGACTGCGCGAAAGAGCGCCAGCCCCTTCGGCAAATGTTTCTGGTTTCGGAACTCGCCTCGTATCTTGGGGACATCCTCAGCCATCGCGCCCGAGAGCAAGGAATTGAGCTTATCCTTGAGGCACCCAGCGACCTCGAATTCTGGGGCGATAAGGATCAGCTTTCTCGGGCCATGCTGAATCTCGCTCTCAATGCGATCGAAGCTTGTGCGACCAAGCCCTATCCGAGCGGTGAGCAACCCCGAGTGAGTTTCCGAGCGGCTCGCCAACCAGCAAAACAACTGCCTCTTGCGCCGCCGGATGCAGCCAAAGCCTCTGAATGGTTGGTGCTTGAAATTGCGGACAACGGCCCCGGCATTCCCGAAGAGCAACAGAAGGTGATGTGGGAATTGTTTTTCAGTACAAAGGGGACAAAGGGCACTGGAATCGGGCTACCGGCTGCGCGCAAAGTCATACGCGAACACGGCGGAAAAATCTTGGTTCAATCCGAGGTTGGCGTTGGAACTACGTTTACCGTTCTCCTGCCGTTCTGCAGAGAAGAATAA
- a CDS encoding Type IV pilin PilA, whose protein sequence is MKKGFTLIELLIVVAIIAILAAIAVPNFLEAQTRSKVSRVKADMRSMATALESYYVDNNAYPPCNNRGTALGDPSDSFTTDKYLERLSTPVAYVSSVSFKDPFNYKGRYSAATAAAINALTAPTALTGSDVAAKLNLLIYQSWNSDQRPVVPADSFTNPALDMRARAWLLHSTGPDGCYYNLGGVLANDGVDKVGDCVSLLYDPTNGTVSRGSIFRAGGASYGKVSGSGYAAGSGLVKAIDFQR, encoded by the coding sequence ATGAAGAAGGGATTTACGCTTATCGAGTTGCTGATCGTGGTGGCCATTATTGCTATTCTTGCCGCAATCGCGGTTCCGAACTTCCTTGAGGCCCAAACCCGATCGAAGGTGAGTCGCGTCAAAGCCGACATGCGGTCCATGGCCACGGCACTGGAGTCGTACTATGTGGACAATAACGCATACCCGCCGTGCAATAACCGTGGAACAGCACTCGGCGACCCAAGCGACAGCTTCACCACCGACAAATACCTCGAGCGTCTCTCGACGCCAGTAGCGTATGTATCGTCGGTGAGCTTCAAGGATCCGTTCAACTACAAGGGCCGCTATAGCGCTGCTACGGCTGCAGCGATCAACGCTCTGACAGCTCCCACGGCCCTGACGGGCTCGGATGTCGCTGCAAAGCTGAACCTGTTGATCTATCAGTCGTGGAACAGCGATCAGCGCCCGGTTGTGCCCGCGGACTCCTTCACCAACCCAGCGTTGGACATGCGGGCGCGTGCGTGGCTGTTGCACTCGACGGGTCCAGATGGTTGCTACTATAACCTCGGCGGCGTTCTCGCCAACGACGGTGTGGACAAAGTCGGCGACTGCGTCAGCTTGCTCTACGACCCGACCAACGGCACGGTATCGCGTGGTAGCATCTTCCGTGCAGGTGGCGCTTCGTACGGCAAGGTGAGCGGAAGCGGCTACGCTGCGGGCTCGGGCTTAGTGAAAGCCATCGACTTCCAGCGGTAA